From one Scyliorhinus torazame isolate Kashiwa2021f chromosome 25, sScyTor2.1, whole genome shotgun sequence genomic stretch:
- the LOC140402363 gene encoding G-protein coupled receptor 4-like, producing MNQSSSNCSQCKIDFQKNSVELAAMYSVIFTVSFTMNCLTLWPIILQVKQRNVLGIYLLSLSISDLFYVLTIPLWILYYYNGHHWKLSRAACFFSGFVFYSNVYISIFLLCCISTDRYLAVVYPFESQGFRRPGKAVQVSLLIFLATFALHLAIFLGSTSQDRGHDEDNRTCFEHIPLIQSVAIGNYLRFTAGFLVPLLILTWSYQRIVKGVRKSLTLGREQKAKVKLISISVIIIFVICFTPYHIILLFRTIYFTVADCSCDFEEKVHLAFNIALALTSLNSAVDPILYVLVSNGVKKDLRNAFTSFSRTLFAKGRAKGSPISLTKTTALISGT from the coding sequence ATGAACCAATCATCATCCAATTGCAGCCAATGTAAGATTGATTTCCAGAAAAACAGTGTTGAATTGGCGGCGATGTACAGTGTAATCTTTACTGTGAGCTTTACCATGAACTGCCTGACCCTGTGGCCCATCATCTTGCAAGTCAAGCAGAGGAACGTTCTTGGAATCTACCTCTTGAGCCTGTCCATATCAGACCTCTTCTACGTCTTAACCATTCCTCTCTGGATCCTGTATTACTacaatggccaccactggaagcTCAGCCGGGCGGCCTGCTTTTTCTCGGGCTTTGTCTTCTACTCCAACGTCTACATCAGCATCTTCCTGCTCTGCTGCATCTCGACTGACCGCTACTTGGCGGTCGTCTATCCCTTCGAGTCCCAGGGCTTCCGGCGGCCAGGCAAGGCCGTGCAGGTCAGCCTGTTGATATTCCTGGCCACTTTCGCCCTCCATCTTGCCATCTTCCTTGGCTCCACCAGCCAGGACAGGGGCCACGATGAGGACAACAGGACTTGCTTCGAGCACATACCCCTCATCCAGTCGGTGGCCATCGGCAACTATCTCCGATTCACGGCAGGTTTCCTGGTGCCCCTCCTGATTTTGACCTGGTCTTACCAGAGGATCGTCAAAGGCGTCAGGAAGAGCTTAACCCTGGGGAGGGAACAAAAGGCAAAGGTCAAGCTCATTTCCATATCGGTCATCATCATCTTTGTCATCTGCTTCACCCCCTATCACATCATCCTCTTGTTCAGAACAATCTACTTCACCGTGGCTGACTGCAGTTGTGACTTTGAAGAGAAGGTTCACCTCGCCTTCAACATCGCCCTGGCTCTGACCAGCCTCAACAGTGCGGTGGACCCAATCCTCTACGTGTTGGTCAGTAACGGTGTCAAAAAGGACCTGAGGAACGCTTTTACTTCCTTCAGCCGTACTCTTTTTGCAAAGGGAAGGGCGAAGGGATCGCCCATTTCGCTTACTAAGACCACCGCATTGATTAGCGGCACGTGA